In the genome of Paenibacillus sp. GP183, the window GAGATCATAAGGAGGATAGCGAAATACATAATAATCGCTGACTTCGACTTCATGGTAATGGATGTTGGCTTGAAATTGGCCCAAGCGAAAGGGCATGCGATCGGTGATAAAATGGACCTCGTGGCCTTTTTCCGCCATAAACTTGCCGAGCTCAGTGGCAACAACACCGGATCCGCCGAGAGTTGGATAACAAGCAATACCAATCTTAAGCATGATGATCACCGCATTCCTTTACAAGTTGGGAAGTATTATATAGTCATATTCCTCTAATTCGTCCAACATACTGGCATTGTGTTTAGATGAATAAACTGTACACAATAAAATTATAGCTTGATGGTTCAAATAGTGTCAATTGTTGCGATTTTGCTTTTTGCGCATTTTCGCTTTAACTCCGAAGCCGTACCCGATAAAAAGCAGTGCGGCAATGGAAGAGATTAGGACCATCCAAGGCATGCCTTGACTGATAAAAAAACTGATGGAGGTCAGCAAAAGGATACCCACAACAGCGAATAAAAAAGCCAGTGGTTTACTCATCATATCACCTTCTTTCGGATGTATAGTTTAAAAATTTCTTCGCATACTATGTTTGCAAGCTTGCAGATAGATCAAATGCCAATAAGTATATCGAAGGGAGTGCTGATCCTTATGGGTTCAGGACAATCAAGAAGCAATAACATTCTGGTAGTTCCACAGGCTAACCAAGCTTTACAACAATTAAAGTATGAGGTAGCTCAAGAGCTTGGCATCCAGATACCTCAAGATGGTTACTATGGTTATATGGCTACTCGTGATACCGGTGCCATCGGAGGACACATTACCCGTCGCTTGGTACAAATCGCAGAGTCTCAACTGTCAGGCATGCAAGGACAAGGCCGTTAGACTGGAATTGCATATTAAAGCTCAAGGGAAATATCCCTTGAGCTTTTCCAACATATGGATGAATCTTCCAATAGGCACTTCTGCGATCTAATACGTGTCCACTCGCATTTTTTTCTCCAGACGTGAATCGCTAACCCATCCTACATATGAATCCAACGGATTTAACTCTTGATCCATCAATAAAACAGCGACGAAAGGATACTGCTTGCGATGGCGGTATCTCACATCCGCCCATCTCACCTCATAACCCCAGCTATGCTCTTTAAATTCCGCACAAGCAAAGGATGAGAAATACAAGAGAG includes:
- a CDS encoding DUF5325 family protein, which encodes MMSKPLAFLFAVVGILLLTSISFFISQGMPWMVLISSIAALLFIGYGFGVKAKMRKKQNRNN
- a CDS encoding alpha/beta-type small acid-soluble spore protein, whose protein sequence is MGSGQSRSNNILVVPQANQALQQLKYEVAQELGIQIPQDGYYGYMATRDTGAIGGHITRRLVQIAESQLSGMQGQGR